A genomic region of Streptomyces sp. R33 contains the following coding sequences:
- a CDS encoding sulfite exporter TauE/SafE family protein, translating into MTTDQNLVPLRSTHAAPVVFGAGAAIGVLGGMIGLGGAEFRLPLLIGVFGFAALSAVILNKAMSLVVVLVALPARLAAVPAAEVAARWPVAVNLLAGSLLGAWAGASWAVRMRSSTLYKVLAALMVLMAAALLVTHTTTLDTLALPLWAQVPCGVVAGFGIGVVAAIMGVAGGELLIPTIVLLFGVDIKTAGSLSLLVSLPTMLVAFARYSRDGSFAVLGANLRFTVIMASGSVAGAVMGGLLLEVFPDLVLIPALALILLVSAAKLARHK; encoded by the coding sequence ATGACCACGGACCAGAACCTCGTTCCCCTCCGCTCGACGCACGCAGCGCCTGTGGTGTTCGGTGCGGGGGCGGCCATCGGGGTTCTGGGCGGGATGATCGGGTTGGGTGGCGCGGAGTTCCGGCTGCCGCTGCTGATCGGCGTCTTCGGGTTCGCCGCGCTCTCGGCGGTCATCCTGAACAAGGCGATGAGCCTGGTGGTGGTCCTGGTCGCCCTGCCGGCCCGGCTGGCGGCGGTGCCGGCCGCCGAGGTGGCCGCGCGCTGGCCGGTCGCGGTCAACCTGCTGGCCGGCAGCCTGCTGGGGGCCTGGGCCGGAGCGTCTTGGGCGGTACGGATGCGCAGCTCCACCCTCTACAAGGTGCTGGCCGCCCTGATGGTGCTCATGGCGGCCGCGCTGCTGGTCACGCACACGACCACCCTGGACACGCTCGCGCTGCCGCTGTGGGCGCAGGTGCCCTGCGGGGTCGTGGCCGGGTTCGGCATCGGGGTCGTCGCGGCGATCATGGGCGTGGCCGGGGGCGAGCTGCTGATCCCGACGATCGTGCTGCTGTTCGGGGTCGACATCAAGACCGCCGGAAGCCTCTCCCTGTTGGTGTCCCTGCCGACGATGCTCGTGGCCTTCGCCCGCTACAGCCGTGACGGCAGTTTCGCGGTGCTCGGCGCGAACCTCCGCTTCACCGTGATCATGGCCTCTGGATCGGTGGCCGGTGCGGTGATGGGCGGCCTGCTCCTCGAGGTGTTCCCGGACCTGGTACTCATCCCCGCGCTGGCCCTGATCCTGCTTGTTTCCGCGGCAAAGCTCGCCCGTCACAAGTGA
- a CDS encoding DUF305 domain-containing protein: MTTKRSLIRRATAVAAAATAALVLAACGGNGDDNSSTHNGHNAASPSASAPAQQGDHNAADVAFAQGMIPHHRQAIEMADLAATRAESAEVKKLASEIKKAQDPEIKTLSGWLTSWGEQLPAEGQGQGHGGHDMSGMMSAEEMRQLESSSGKAFDTAFLTMMVKHHEGAVAMAKTEQSDGTYQPAKDMAGAIITSQSAEIARMNTLLGKS, encoded by the coding sequence ATGACCACCAAGCGTTCCCTGATCCGCCGCGCCACCGCAGTGGCCGCGGCCGCCACCGCCGCCCTCGTCCTTGCCGCCTGCGGCGGCAACGGCGACGACAACAGCTCGACGCACAACGGCCACAACGCCGCCTCGCCGTCCGCCTCCGCGCCGGCGCAGCAGGGCGACCACAACGCGGCCGACGTCGCGTTCGCCCAGGGGATGATCCCCCACCACCGCCAGGCCATCGAGATGGCCGATCTCGCCGCGACCCGCGCCGAGTCCGCCGAAGTGAAGAAGCTCGCCAGCGAGATCAAGAAGGCCCAGGACCCGGAGATCAAGACCCTCTCCGGCTGGCTCACCTCGTGGGGCGAGCAGCTCCCGGCCGAGGGCCAGGGCCAGGGCCACGGCGGGCACGACATGTCCGGGATGATGTCGGCCGAGGAGATGCGGCAGCTGGAATCCTCCTCCGGCAAGGCGTTCGACACCGCCTTCCTGACGATGATGGTCAAGCACCACGAGGGCGCCGTCGCCATGGCCAAGACCGAGCAGTCCGACGGGACGTACCAGCCCGCCAAGGACATGGCCGGAGCGATCATCACCTCCCAGAGCGCGGAGATCGCCCGGATGAACACCCTCCTCGGCAAGAGCTGA
- a CDS encoding DUF6153 family protein — MHVQVKRAKKPLGLRSYLLLVLAVLAGLVAMHGLGPGASVPAGAHAAAGSHHASAAGHGKIASDAPCHDGCVHAGDPIDDGRGGHAEHADATCAATGTAGAPVLPAPAVLPGITDTEAVLAHGIVPDATACGRAPPSLSELQLLRI; from the coding sequence ATGCACGTCCAGGTGAAGCGAGCGAAGAAGCCCCTCGGGCTGCGCTCGTACCTGCTCCTCGTCCTCGCCGTACTCGCGGGGCTGGTGGCCATGCATGGCCTGGGGCCTGGCGCTTCCGTCCCGGCGGGCGCCCACGCGGCGGCCGGTTCCCACCACGCGTCGGCCGCCGGCCACGGAAAGATCGCCTCCGATGCTCCGTGCCACGACGGCTGCGTTCACGCCGGCGATCCGATCGACGACGGACGCGGCGGGCATGCCGAGCACGCCGATGCGACGTGCGCGGCCACCGGCACGGCCGGCGCACCGGTCCTGCCCGCGCCTGCGGTCCTGCCCGGCATCACCGACACCGAGGCGGTCCTCGCTCACGGGATCGTCCCCGACGCCACGGCTTGCGGGCGGGCCCCGCCGTCACTGAGCGAACTGCAACTCCTGCGCATATAG
- a CDS encoding TetR/AcrR family transcriptional regulator, with protein sequence MSPRGVAIPDLRERLFAAAERVVARDGAAALTSRAITTEAECGKGVLHTHFAGLDEFVAELVLDRFARSARRAEALEAKVGRATVAANLQDIALTLLEALPPAVVGLAMTRPAAALHTREGFQAGAPAFDAIQHAFTAYLQAEQRGGRLPAGADAATIALALVGTIHHLLMTRVPGRGDDPKAITGRLLAVLLGGAGQPPVV encoded by the coding sequence GTGTCACCTCGTGGAGTGGCGATTCCCGACTTGCGCGAGCGGCTGTTCGCGGCCGCGGAGCGCGTGGTGGCCCGCGACGGCGCCGCAGCCCTGACCAGCCGCGCGATCACCACGGAGGCGGAGTGCGGCAAAGGCGTCCTGCACACGCACTTCGCCGGCCTGGACGAGTTCGTCGCCGAGCTGGTCCTGGACCGGTTCGCGCGCAGCGCCCGCCGGGCCGAGGCGCTGGAGGCCAAGGTGGGGCGGGCCACGGTGGCGGCCAATCTTCAGGACATCGCTCTCACCCTGCTGGAGGCCCTGCCTCCGGCGGTGGTGGGGCTGGCGATGACCCGCCCGGCGGCCGCGCTGCACACCCGGGAGGGTTTTCAGGCCGGCGCGCCCGCCTTCGACGCGATTCAGCACGCCTTCACCGCTTACCTGCAGGCGGAGCAGCGCGGCGGCCGGCTGCCCGCCGGTGCCGACGCTGCCACCATCGCGCTCGCGCTCGTCGGCACGATTCACCACCTGCTGATGACACGCGTTCCCGGACGCGGAGACGATCCGAAGGCGATCACAGGGCGGCTGCTGGCCGTTCTGCTCGGTGGTGCCGGGCAGCCGCCGGTGGTGTGA
- a CDS encoding heavy metal translocating P-type ATPase encodes MGAVDVTVVVAAVVLIGGLGWYFFGPRRAGTARLEGGLQRVDVTVRGGYSPNLIKVRQGTPLELVFDRQESGECTSRVVFPDLKVSAGLPAHTRTTLRLTPDRPGTFGFACGMNMIHGTLLVEPAQGLATADAPHPGGPGTAAPHLSRPARETPPSGPERSAAEAEAADIAERRAEIKDLTRRVAVGAVLTAPVLFAVMAHELFGADWVPGWMLDHWVQLALITPVMFYTGRPIHVTGWLTLRHRAADMNSLITLGTSAAYGYSLLVTAAPAVLPEDVREVYFEAVGVILTLILLGRLLEARAKAGTGEAIRALLGLQARTARVVRDGEETEIPVEEVAVGDEVVIRPGEKIPVDAEVLSGSSAVDESMVTGEPMPVTKRAGDTVIGATVNGTGSLRVRAAKVGADTMLAQIVRLVQAAQASKAPIQRLADAVSAYFVPAVIAIAIATFAIWFTLGPAPALTLALVSAVAVLIIACPCALGLATPLSVMVGTGKGAQAGILIRSAEALETAHTLDTVVLDKTGTVTEGRPVLTDIHTADGFSESELLRLVAAAEEVSEHPLAQAVVTGARERGLTWPASTGFDSVTGKGVRAELDGRTVLVGTRLLLADAGIDTTPLAPHLTRLSAEGKTPVLAGIDGRPAGVLAVADTVKDDSAAAIAALQRLGIEVVMLTGDNARTADAIASEVGITRVLAEVLPEHKSDEIRRLQDEGRTVGMVGDGINDAPALAAADVGLAIGTGTDVAIEAADITLISGSLTGVVTAIRLSRATMRNIRQNLFFALIYNAVGIPLAAGLLYPLWGIRLSPIIAAAAMALSSLSVVTNSSRLRRWHITPLPHSAPARTQPRVETPADHQVAGGPSESPPHQAPGGGQHQHPDSGRSAHEVVDPVCGMHLDPAHAAEHRATSTGIYYFCSGHCAAAFDQAPPDVSTAGGASTPKPGG; translated from the coding sequence ATGGGCGCCGTCGATGTCACCGTGGTCGTGGCCGCCGTGGTGTTGATCGGCGGTCTGGGCTGGTACTTCTTCGGCCCGCGCCGCGCCGGGACGGCCCGGCTGGAGGGCGGTCTGCAGCGGGTGGACGTGACCGTCCGGGGCGGCTACAGCCCGAATCTGATCAAGGTCCGCCAGGGTACGCCGCTGGAGCTGGTCTTCGACCGGCAGGAATCCGGTGAGTGCACATCCCGGGTGGTCTTCCCGGATCTGAAGGTCAGCGCCGGGCTGCCCGCCCACACACGCACCACCCTGCGCCTGACTCCGGACCGGCCCGGGACATTCGGCTTCGCCTGCGGCATGAACATGATCCACGGAACGCTGCTCGTCGAGCCTGCCCAAGGGTTGGCCACGGCCGATGCGCCGCACCCTGGCGGCCCCGGCACCGCTGCTCCGCACCTGAGCCGACCAGCGCGCGAGACGCCGCCGTCGGGACCGGAGCGGTCGGCGGCCGAGGCGGAGGCGGCGGACATCGCCGAGCGCCGGGCGGAGATCAAGGATCTGACCCGCCGGGTCGCCGTCGGGGCGGTGCTGACCGCCCCGGTGCTGTTCGCCGTGATGGCCCACGAGCTGTTCGGGGCCGACTGGGTGCCGGGCTGGATGCTGGACCACTGGGTGCAGCTGGCACTGATCACCCCGGTGATGTTCTACACCGGCCGGCCGATCCACGTGACCGGCTGGCTGACCCTGCGCCACCGGGCCGCCGACATGAACTCCCTGATCACCCTCGGTACGAGCGCCGCCTACGGCTACAGCCTCCTGGTCACCGCCGCGCCCGCCGTCCTGCCCGAGGACGTGCGCGAGGTCTACTTCGAAGCGGTCGGCGTGATCCTGACGCTGATCCTGCTCGGCCGGCTCCTTGAGGCCCGTGCGAAGGCCGGCACCGGTGAGGCCATCCGCGCCCTGCTGGGCCTGCAGGCCCGCACCGCCCGCGTCGTCCGGGACGGCGAAGAGACCGAGATCCCGGTCGAAGAGGTGGCGGTCGGCGACGAGGTCGTCATCCGGCCCGGCGAGAAGATCCCCGTCGACGCCGAGGTCCTGTCCGGCTCCTCCGCCGTGGACGAGTCGATGGTCACCGGTGAGCCCATGCCGGTGACCAAACGGGCCGGGGACACCGTCATCGGGGCCACCGTCAACGGCACGGGGTCCCTGCGCGTACGGGCGGCCAAGGTCGGCGCGGACACGATGCTCGCCCAGATCGTCCGCCTCGTCCAGGCCGCGCAGGCGTCCAAGGCCCCCATCCAGCGCCTCGCCGATGCGGTTTCCGCCTACTTCGTGCCCGCCGTCATCGCCATCGCGATCGCCACGTTCGCCATCTGGTTCACCCTCGGCCCGGCCCCGGCCCTCACCCTGGCCCTGGTCTCCGCGGTTGCCGTACTGATCATCGCCTGCCCCTGCGCTCTAGGGCTCGCCACACCGCTGTCGGTGATGGTCGGCACCGGCAAGGGCGCCCAGGCCGGCATCCTCATCCGCTCCGCCGAAGCCCTGGAGACCGCCCACACGCTCGACACGGTCGTACTCGACAAGACCGGCACCGTCACCGAAGGCCGACCGGTCCTCACCGACATCCACACCGCAGACGGCTTCAGCGAGAGCGAGCTGCTGCGCCTGGTGGCCGCCGCCGAGGAGGTGAGCGAACACCCCCTGGCCCAAGCCGTCGTCACCGGAGCCCGCGAGCGCGGGCTGACCTGGCCGGCCTCGACCGGCTTCGACTCCGTCACCGGCAAAGGCGTACGGGCCGAACTCGACGGCCGCACCGTCCTCGTCGGAACCCGGCTGCTCCTGGCGGACGCCGGCATCGACACCACCCCGCTGGCCCCGCACCTCACTCGGCTCTCCGCCGAGGGCAAGACACCGGTGCTCGCCGGAATCGACGGCCGCCCCGCCGGAGTCCTCGCCGTCGCCGACACCGTGAAAGACGACTCCGCGGCCGCCATCGCGGCCTTGCAACGCCTCGGCATCGAGGTCGTCATGCTCACCGGCGACAACGCCCGCACCGCCGACGCGATCGCCTCCGAGGTCGGCATCACCCGCGTGCTCGCCGAGGTGCTGCCCGAGCACAAGTCCGACGAGATCCGCCGCCTGCAGGACGAAGGCCGGACCGTCGGCATGGTCGGCGACGGCATCAACGACGCCCCGGCACTGGCCGCCGCCGACGTCGGCCTCGCGATCGGAACCGGCACCGATGTCGCCATCGAAGCCGCCGACATCACCCTCATCTCCGGCTCCCTCACCGGAGTCGTCACGGCGATCCGCCTGTCCCGCGCCACCATGCGCAACATCCGGCAGAACCTGTTCTTCGCGCTGATCTACAACGCCGTCGGCATCCCCCTCGCCGCCGGACTCCTCTACCCCCTGTGGGGCATCCGCCTCAGCCCGATCATCGCCGCCGCGGCCATGGCGCTGTCCTCCCTGTCCGTCGTCACCAACTCCTCCCGCCTGCGCCGTTGGCACATCACCCCGCTCCCGCACTCCGCTCCGGCCCGCACCCAGCCCCGCGTCGAAACCCCGGCCGACCACCAGGTGGCCGGCGGCCCTTCGGAATCCCCGCCCCATCAGGCACCTGGCGGCGGGCAGCACCAGCATCCAGACTCGGGCCGGTCGGCCCACGAGGTCGTGGACCCCGTGTGCGGCATGCACCTGGATCCGGCCCATGCTGCGGAACACAGGGCCACCAGTACGGGCATCTACTACTTCTGCTCCGGCCACTGCGCTGCCGCGTTCGACCAGGCCCCACCGGATGTTTCGACGGCCGGCGGCGCCTCCACCCCGAAACCCGGAGGATGA
- the araA gene encoding L-arabinose isomerase, which translates to MPSRTSPAQELWFLTGSQGLYGEETLKQVADQSRQIAAALAEASSGIPARVVWKPVLTDADAIRRVCLDANADDRCIGLIAWMHTFSPAKMWIAGLDALRKPLLHLHTQSNVALPWDTIDMDFMNLNQAAHGDREFGHIQARVGVPRKTVAGHVTDPVTTERIAVWARAAAARSELATLKVARFGDNMRDVAVTEGDKVEAQLRFGVSVNTYGVNDLVEVVDGADETEVASLVKEYEDLYHLTPELRPGGERHDALRYAARIEAGLRTFLETGGFGAFTTNFEDLGGLRQLPGLAVQRLMAQGHGFGGEGDWKTAVLLRALKVAATGLPGGTSFMEDYTYDLTAGNQLILGAHMLEVCPTIAAARPSCEIHPLGIGGREDPVRLVFDAAPGPAVVVGLADLGDRFRLIANDIDVVAPPHPLPALPVARAVWRPHPDLRTSTESWLTAGGPHHTVLSTALTSDHLDDLAEMLRLELALIDQTTTPKQFRRDLRWNQAYHRLAQGL; encoded by the coding sequence GTGCCCAGCCGAACATCCCCCGCCCAGGAGCTCTGGTTCCTCACCGGCAGCCAAGGCCTGTACGGAGAGGAGACGCTGAAGCAGGTCGCCGACCAGTCGCGGCAGATCGCCGCCGCCCTGGCCGAGGCCTCCTCCGGCATTCCCGCGCGCGTGGTGTGGAAGCCGGTACTGACCGACGCCGACGCCATCCGCCGGGTGTGCCTCGACGCCAACGCCGACGACCGGTGCATCGGGCTCATCGCCTGGATGCACACCTTCTCGCCGGCCAAGATGTGGATCGCCGGACTGGACGCGCTGCGCAAGCCGTTGCTGCACCTCCACACCCAGTCGAACGTCGCCCTCCCCTGGGACACCATCGACATGGACTTCATGAACCTCAATCAAGCCGCCCACGGAGACCGCGAGTTCGGGCACATCCAGGCCCGTGTCGGCGTACCCCGCAAGACCGTGGCCGGCCACGTCACCGACCCGGTGACGACCGAACGCATCGCGGTCTGGGCGCGGGCGGCCGCCGCACGATCCGAACTGGCCACCCTCAAGGTCGCCCGCTTCGGCGACAACATGCGCGACGTGGCCGTCACCGAGGGCGACAAGGTCGAGGCCCAGCTGCGCTTCGGCGTCTCCGTCAACACCTACGGCGTCAACGACCTGGTGGAGGTCGTCGACGGCGCGGACGAGACCGAGGTGGCTTCCCTCGTCAAGGAGTACGAGGACCTGTACCACCTGACGCCGGAACTGCGGCCCGGCGGCGAACGGCACGACGCGCTGCGTTACGCGGCCCGCATCGAAGCCGGCCTGCGCACCTTCCTCGAAACGGGCGGCTTCGGGGCCTTCACCACCAACTTCGAGGACCTGGGCGGACTGCGCCAGCTGCCCGGCCTCGCGGTCCAGCGGCTCATGGCCCAGGGGCACGGCTTCGGAGGAGAGGGCGACTGGAAGACCGCCGTCCTGCTGCGCGCCCTCAAGGTAGCCGCAACCGGCCTCCCGGGCGGCACCTCCTTCATGGAGGACTACACCTACGACCTGACAGCGGGCAACCAGCTCATCCTCGGCGCACACATGCTGGAAGTCTGCCCCACCATCGCGGCCGCCAGGCCCAGCTGCGAGATCCACCCCCTCGGTATCGGCGGGCGGGAGGACCCGGTGCGCCTGGTGTTCGACGCCGCCCCCGGCCCGGCCGTGGTGGTCGGCCTCGCCGACCTCGGCGACCGCTTCCGCCTGATCGCCAACGACATCGACGTGGTGGCGCCCCCTCACCCGCTGCCCGCACTGCCCGTTGCCCGCGCGGTCTGGCGGCCCCACCCCGACCTGCGGACCTCCACCGAATCCTGGCTGACGGCCGGAGGACCGCACCACACCGTCCTCAGCACCGCCCTGACCTCCGACCACCTCGACGACCTGGCGGAGATGCTCCGCCTGGAACTCGCCCTCATCGACCAGACCACCACCCCGAAGCAGTTCCGGCGCGATCTCCGCTGGAACCAGGCGTACCACCGGCTGGCACAGGGGCTGTGA
- a CDS encoding class I SAM-dependent methyltransferase: protein MGQFINTAQAEAWNGYEGEQWARSQERWDAVNDGFNQPLLDAAAISATDHVLDIGCGAGRTTRLAAQRAGEGRALGLDLSGPMLERAGASAEREGVRNASFVQGDAQAHPFEPEVFDAAISRYGMTFFADPVAAFANIGRALRPRGRLAFICAAEAEANEWLQALASLKEILPLGGFGVPGGPGMFSLTDPDHTLALLASAGFENARVERVEAAGNWGKDAEDAAAFLLDSGPGRHLLGQVAPATQEQARRALTDALRPYEEAGAVWLRSSSWLVTAVREGNTGP from the coding sequence ATGGGTCAATTCATCAACACCGCACAGGCAGAGGCGTGGAACGGCTACGAGGGCGAGCAGTGGGCCCGCAGCCAGGAACGCTGGGACGCCGTCAACGACGGCTTCAACCAGCCCCTCCTGGACGCCGCGGCCATCTCGGCAACCGATCACGTACTGGACATCGGCTGCGGAGCCGGCCGCACGACACGACTGGCCGCCCAACGGGCGGGTGAGGGCCGGGCCCTGGGGCTGGACCTGTCGGGTCCGATGCTCGAGCGGGCCGGGGCGAGCGCGGAACGCGAGGGGGTGCGCAACGCGTCCTTCGTCCAAGGCGACGCACAGGCGCATCCGTTCGAGCCCGAGGTTTTCGACGCGGCCATCAGCCGTTACGGCATGACGTTCTTCGCAGATCCGGTCGCCGCCTTCGCCAACATCGGGCGCGCACTGCGCCCGCGTGGACGACTGGCGTTCATCTGCGCGGCGGAGGCCGAGGCCAACGAATGGCTCCAGGCGCTGGCCTCACTGAAGGAGATCCTGCCGCTCGGAGGCTTCGGCGTGCCCGGCGGGCCGGGCATGTTCTCGCTCACCGACCCCGACCACACGCTCGCCCTCCTGGCTTCCGCGGGCTTCGAGAACGCCCGCGTCGAGCGCGTGGAGGCCGCCGGGAACTGGGGGAAGGACGCCGAGGACGCCGCGGCCTTCCTCCTCGACTCCGGCCCCGGCCGCCACCTGCTCGGCCAGGTCGCACCCGCCACCCAGGAGCAGGCCCGACGGGCACTGACCGACGCGCTACGCCCCTACGAGGAGGCCGGAGCCGTGTGGCTGCGCAGCAGCTCATGGCTGGTCACCGCCGTACGCGAGGGGAACACCGGCCCCTGA
- a CDS encoding four-helix bundle copper-binding protein, with product MNAPVKDMLHSYPADLGNVDQDKLARCIEECLACAQACTACADACLSEGMVGDLTKCIRTDMDCADICTATAAVLSRHTGYDANITRALLTACAVACKACADECASHADMHEHCRICAEACRSCEQACNDLMASLG from the coding sequence ATGAACGCGCCCGTCAAAGACATGCTGCACAGCTACCCGGCCGACCTCGGCAACGTCGACCAGGACAAGCTCGCCCGCTGCATCGAGGAATGCCTCGCCTGCGCCCAGGCGTGCACGGCCTGCGCAGACGCCTGTCTCTCCGAGGGGATGGTGGGCGACCTCACCAAGTGCATCCGCACCGACATGGACTGCGCCGACATCTGCACCGCGACCGCCGCCGTCCTCTCCCGGCACACCGGGTACGACGCCAACATCACCCGAGCCCTCCTCACCGCCTGCGCCGTCGCCTGCAAGGCGTGTGCGGACGAATGCGCCTCCCACGCGGACATGCACGAACACTGCCGCATCTGCGCCGAGGCGTGCCGCTCGTGCGAACAGGCGTGCAACGACCTCATGGCTTCCCTCGGCTGA
- the arr gene encoding NAD(+)--rifampin ADP-ribosyltransferase encodes MGEALDEGPFFHGTKADLRVGDHLTAGFRSNYRPETVMNHIYFTALRDGAGLAAELAAGDGAPRVYVVEPTGEFENDPNVTDRKFPGNPTRSYRSRGPLRIVGEVTDWTRLTPEALQMWRDRLAAIRTDDRAEIIN; translated from the coding sequence GTGGGCGAGGCATTGGACGAGGGGCCGTTCTTCCACGGCACAAAGGCCGACCTGCGGGTCGGAGATCACCTCACCGCCGGCTTCCGTTCCAACTACCGGCCCGAGACCGTGATGAACCACATCTACTTCACCGCGTTGCGCGACGGTGCGGGACTCGCCGCCGAACTCGCCGCCGGCGACGGGGCCCCGCGAGTGTACGTCGTCGAACCGACCGGAGAGTTCGAGAACGACCCGAACGTCACCGACAGGAAGTTCCCCGGCAATCCCACCCGCTCCTATCGCAGCCGGGGACCGCTCCGCATCGTTGGGGAGGTCACCGACTGGACGCGACTGACACCCGAAGCTCTCCAGATGTGGCGGGACCGGCTGGCCGCGATCCGTACGGATGACCGCGCCGAAATCATCAACTAA
- a CDS encoding MFS transporter, translating to MTIVPSIQAGAAVTGTGVRSRPRAVLPALCATQITSWGIVYYAFPVLLPRLTADTGWSANAATGAFSLALLVSALVGIPVGRILDRRGPRAVMTAGSVIGVLAVLTIAAAPDLPVFFLGWILAGIAMAATFYPPAFAAITRWWGPDRVRALTIVTLAGGLASTVFAPLTATLAEHLSWRQTYAVLALILAAITVPGHALALRVPWSPAPAAPHAADRTPVARTRPFVVLAAAFTLSGFAMYAVVIGLIPLLTERGADATTAAWALGLGGAGQTLGRTLYSGLAAHTTVTARTFALIVLGGVTTAALALIPGPLPLLVVLAVLAGVVRGNLTLLQATAVTDRWGATHYGRLSGLLGAPAHIAAALAPWAGAALAGPLGGYPRLFGLLAVLSAVAACLAVWGRSDAASAP from the coding sequence CTGACCATCGTGCCCAGCATCCAGGCCGGCGCGGCCGTGACCGGAACGGGGGTTCGGTCACGGCCACGCGCCGTGCTCCCCGCCCTGTGCGCCACGCAGATCACCAGCTGGGGCATCGTCTACTACGCCTTCCCCGTACTCCTCCCACGCCTGACGGCCGACACCGGTTGGTCCGCCAACGCGGCCACGGGCGCGTTCTCCCTCGCCCTGCTCGTCTCCGCCCTGGTAGGAATCCCTGTGGGCCGGATACTCGACCGCCGAGGTCCCCGGGCGGTGATGACCGCCGGATCCGTCATCGGCGTACTCGCCGTCCTGACCATCGCGGCTGCTCCCGACCTGCCCGTGTTCTTCCTCGGCTGGATCCTGGCCGGGATCGCGATGGCGGCCACCTTCTATCCGCCCGCCTTCGCGGCGATCACCCGCTGGTGGGGACCGGACAGGGTCCGGGCGCTGACCATCGTCACCCTGGCCGGCGGCCTGGCCTCCACGGTCTTCGCCCCGCTCACCGCCACCCTCGCGGAGCACCTCAGCTGGCGGCAGACGTACGCCGTCCTCGCCCTCATCCTGGCCGCGATCACCGTCCCGGGCCACGCCCTGGCCCTGCGAGTCCCCTGGTCCCCAGCGCCTGCGGCCCCGCACGCCGCCGACCGTACCCCGGTAGCCAGGACCCGCCCCTTCGTAGTCCTGGCGGCGGCCTTCACCCTCTCCGGCTTCGCCATGTACGCCGTCGTCATCGGCCTCATCCCGCTCCTCACCGAACGCGGCGCCGACGCCACGACCGCCGCATGGGCCCTGGGACTCGGCGGCGCCGGACAGACCCTCGGCCGCACCCTCTACTCGGGCCTGGCAGCCCACACCACGGTCACCGCCCGCACGTTCGCCCTCATCGTCCTCGGCGGTGTGACCACGGCAGCGCTCGCCCTCATCCCGGGTCCGCTGCCCCTGCTCGTCGTCCTCGCTGTCCTGGCAGGAGTCGTCCGAGGCAATCTCACCCTCCTCCAGGCCACCGCCGTCACCGACCGGTGGGGCGCCACCCACTACGGCCGCCTCTCCGGACTCCTCGGCGCCCCCGCCCACATCGCCGCTGCCCTCGCCCCCTGGGCCGGCGCCGCCCTGGCCGGCCCACTCGGTGGCTACCCCCGGCTCTTCGGGCTGCTCGCGGTGCTCTCCGCCGTGGCTGCGTGCCTCGCCGTGTGGGGGCGGAGTGACGCGGCATCTGCTCCGTGA
- a CDS encoding DUF899 domain-containing protein translates to MPEHKVGTQEEFEAARAELLVEEKKLTRRGDELARKRRELPWVPVEKDYRFETRDGTESLADLFDGRSQLLVYHFMFGPPYEAGCPVCSSIADTLDPNAVHLKARDVTLICSSRAPVDKLLAYRERMGWSFGWVSAGGSDFHRDLGFTYTEEELGPFLEGGVPPTVRQMAEACGTDVLGYVTEGPGLSCYALSDGTVYRTYATTARGLEPAMAYYGLLDRTPLGRHEEGEEAHWLRRHDEYEKT, encoded by the coding sequence ATGCCCGAGCACAAGGTCGGTACACAGGAGGAATTCGAGGCAGCCCGAGCGGAGCTGCTCGTGGAGGAGAAGAAGCTCACCCGACGTGGCGACGAGCTGGCGCGGAAGCGGCGGGAGCTTCCCTGGGTACCGGTCGAAAAGGACTACCGCTTCGAAACCCGGGACGGGACCGAGTCGCTCGCGGACCTCTTCGACGGGCGCTCGCAACTGCTCGTCTACCACTTCATGTTCGGGCCGCCGTACGAGGCCGGATGCCCGGTCTGCTCCTCGATCGCGGACACCCTCGACCCCAATGCGGTCCACCTCAAGGCCCGCGACGTGACGCTGATCTGCTCCTCGCGGGCGCCGGTCGACAAGCTCCTCGCCTACCGGGAGCGGATGGGCTGGAGCTTCGGCTGGGTCTCCGCCGGCGGCAGCGACTTCCACCGCGACCTCGGCTTCACGTACACGGAGGAGGAGTTGGGGCCCTTCCTGGAGGGCGGTGTCCCGCCGACCGTGCGTCAGATGGCGGAGGCGTGCGGCACGGACGTGCTCGGGTACGTCACCGAGGGACCCGGGCTGAGCTGCTACGCGCTGTCGGACGGTACCGTCTACCGGACGTACGCCACCACCGCGCGCGGCCTCGAGCCCGCCATGGCCTACTACGGCCTCCTCGACCGGACACCGCTGGGCCGCCACGAAGAAGGCGAGGAGGCGCATTGGCTGCGCCGCCACGACGAATACGAGAAGACCTGA